ttttacaaCTCATTACTTCACCACTACAAGGCCAATCAACTTGTTGTACGTCCTCAACCAGTTGAACTGACGATAAAGAAGCTAACGTCAAAGAAAGACCATATTGGAAGGAAAGGTTGTTATTAAGAAGACAAATCTTTTGGGAATTTTGGTTATTCTTGGCATGATTGAGATGCTTCATCACAAAGTAACGCTCGTTGATCAATTTCATCCAAGACTTCAAAACACATTTGAATCGAAAAAGAGAACGCACAGGTAGCCTACTGAGGATTTCTGTAATTATTTCTTCTTCCAAGTGGATTCCCATAGTAACATCAACATCCATCTTAGTTATTTCCTTTGAATGTTTCACAACTCTCTTCCCTGCAATTAAACATTGTGCTTACATAGAAACGGAtccaaaattttgagtttatgggtTCTGAATTCTAGAAAAGGTAACTTGTTGGGTtctgaaaaaattattatacatattaaataaatttcttaaCACAGATACATGATTTTTGCCAAAATTTAGTGGATTTTGCAAAAGTCGTAACAAGTACTATGGCTCCGCCTCCGGCCCCCTAGGAAGAGCCTAAGTTAGGAGATAGTAGGTATTAAGCGGAATAATCGAGGTACGTCAAAGCTAACTCAGATACGGCCGTTACAATGGAAAACACACGCACATACAAAAATACTAACAAGCAGAAAATACACAGAGATTCAACAGAAAGAAACAAATACCTTTGGAACGATTCGCCTTTTGTGCCATCTTTAGAGCCTCCTCTTCTCTATTGCTTTGTTTGAATTCTTAGGGTTTCTCCTTTTAGAGCTTCCACTTCTTTATATACTAGCTCTTCGACACATGTGTTGCACGTGTATTCCGAGTCATACACTATGTAATcttgtaaaataattttaatatttattaaaataaatttgagtaTTTTCTTCTTGGGAAGAGAATTCCCATAGCCCCATCAACATCCACCTGCTTACTTTTCTTTGAATGCTTTAAAACTCTCTTCCCTACAATTAAAATTTGTGGTTAGCCCTATGCATTGACGacgtcagaattttcatctaggagattcaaaatataaataattaaacatACAGACAAGCTAATGAGattcaacatctactatatacataaaaaaaaatgacctggtaatttttcttttttcatctaCTTAAGTCTTGGTATCCAGAGTTTATGTTAGACATAGTAGATATATATAGTTAcagaaaggaaaaaaacacAGAAACAAGCAGAAAATACACCAATCAAGGATTGTGGTGGAGCCTCTTCCATACTTAATCACAGGTCTCGAGTCTCGAGTAGGAGACCTGAGTATGAAATTATCTTTGGGAGGAAGCATTTTACCCCAATGTAAGGCTTTCTGTGTGAAATCCGGATTTAACGAGCACCAAGCAAGTTAAGAACACCAagtaagaaacaaaaaaaatagaaaatatataatcaaaGTGTTGTGTAGTGGTAGAGTGGCCTTTCGTACTCAACCAAAGGTCTAGAGTACGAGCCTTGAGGACGGAATCGTCATTGTAAGAAAAAGCTCTACCCCCCCCCACCCTCCCCCACAATGTAAGGCTTTTTGTGTGAATCCAGATTCACGTAGCGGCAATGTAAATACAGAACACCAAGTGggaaacaaaaaacaaaaaaatagaaaataaatcatCAAGCATTGTGGTGGACTGGTCCTTATTACTTAACCAAAGGTATCGAGTTTGAGCCTTGTAGGTAGAATCTTCTTTGTGAGGGAGCATATTAACCCCAACGTCACTCTTTCTGGCACGAATTTAGATTTAGTCGAGAACCAATGCTAGTACTGAACCTTAAATCAGTCACATTACAACATTTCGTTATTTTATGGTACAGATTAACTCTTTTAAACGCTTAATTTTAAGGGTAagtttttcaatattttcatctttaatttatataaaaaaaatattaaatatagtaatataagGCAATTAAGACTAAATTTATTTTACTGAGTTGGATTAGGATTCTGTCTCCGGACATAATGCAACTTTTTCCAAAGGTATTGGCAGCATTGATCTCTGTGTATGTGAGTCAGCTTTTACAATACCTCGATATCGAATACCTTTGGATGCTACTCTAGTTGATAATTGCTGGCTATTTTTAATTCAAGTCGTGAGTGGAGGATTAATTTTTCGATGTAGGGAAGAGAGATGGATGTGGACGGAGCTATGGGAATTCACTTGCAAGAACAAATATTTATGGAACTTCTCAGCTACCTGCGCGGTCTCTACGATTCAAGTGTGTTTCAAAGTTTTGGATGACATTGATTTCCGAGCCTTTAGTATGAGGCATCTCAAGAATAGCCGAATTTCTGAAAATCTTCTTGTTAGCCAATGGTACCCTCATAAGAAAGAGTTTTTCTTGTATTGTTCTTCTTTATCGTCAGTTCAGCGGGTTGAGGAAGTACAAAAACTTGATTGTCCTTCTGTCGGTCGCTGCGCGTTATACTGTTGTTACGATAGCTTGGCGCTTGTCGGGGTTTCTAATTATCGTAATTATGCGTACGAGAGACTTTTTCTATGGAAGCCCTCTACAAGAGAATCAATAGCACTTCCTCATCCAAAATTGGAACTTAATTGGAACTTACGGATTTGGGGATTGGGATATGACTCAACTAGTGATGACTATAAGATCTTTAAGATTACTTACAGATCACATAGTGAAATTCTCGAGCTGAAAAGTGGTTCCTGGAGATTAATTGATACGGATAAACATCGTACCTGCAGATACCCCAGATTATCTAATACGGATTCTTTGGCATTTGTTCATGAAGCATTTCATTGGCATGATTTCTCAATGAATAATTATGTGGTTTCGTTTAGTATATCAAATGAGGTGTACAGACAGATACCATTGCTAAAGCAAATTTACTCCCCCGAGTGCATAGATGGTGTTTCAGCGTTGGGAGAAATGCTTTGTGTTTATTCTCGTTATGTGTCTCATACGAAtgacatttttaaaatttggatAATGAAAGACTATGGCGTCAAAGAATCTTGGACTGAATTGTTTAATATACAAGGTACCGCCGTACCGGTCTCTATTCAGTTGTACCAAAGTATAGGTTTTCGGATGGAGATGTGGTACTCTTCTGCAATCATTCATGTTGTTTTGGTTCTAGCTTTAGGACATCCAAAGGGCCATATGGATTCTGGCCTCAATATGATGAACTCGCCATTCACAAAGGATTCATTTATACAGAAAGTTATTTCTTCCCAAAATTAATTACTTAGTATTTGCTTATGTATGATCAAGTCTCTAATCTTTTTTTGTTAGTTTTTATCTCCTTCTGGCTCTTTTGGGGATGATATCTCCAACTCCTTGGAGATTGTGTTGTGCTGTGGTCAGGTGAAGCCCCCCTCTCATCGTATACGACTCCATCCCATGAGCAACAATCTCTGCTCATGTTCCATGAACTCTTTTTTGGATAAGAGTAATTACACCACCAAACATGTGACGTGCCTCTAAACCATATATACATCtactcaaaatattattagagaaGTGAAAAGGTACATGGACCAGTGCtatctaaataaataaaaaactacTCTGCACAAAACTCAATGGAACTGATACAAAATGATTAATTCAACTAGGTAGGGAACAAAATATATTCAATGCACGGGTTGTTCCCGAAAATTACAAAATCGAATTTGTTACAAGTCTGTAAATCACCATGTTTGACATTGTAATATACGATCCTAACGGATCTTAGACAGTTCTTTCTTTTAATAACAGTAATGGTTGGGCAATTTACGCATGTAAAAATGTATATGGTCTCTGCCACTCCTCCATTTAAGCAATGAAGTGCTACAATTGCTGTAATATTACAAGAAAAGGAATAACACTACTTCCAACTACACTGCAACAGAAAGTTCAATTTATGATATTGCATAGTACACAAGTAAATACTACGCAAGTAATTTTGGTGAGAACAAACTTTCTGTATAGACGAATCCGTTCACAAAATGCTCCGAATCAGACTGAGGCCATAAACCAGATGATTCTTTGGATGTCTTAAAAACAAAACGATTACGTACCAAATATTTGCAATGGAGTAACACTTCACCATCTGAAAACCAGTATTTCGGGGTGATTGGATAAAGATCGGTACTTTGTATGTTAAACAATTTATTCCAAGATTCCTTGACACCATAGTCTTTCATTACCCAAAGGTTAAAATTGTACTTCCACTGATGAACATGAGTAGAATAAACACAAAGCAGACCTCCCAATACCGAAATGCCATAGCTGAGGTGATTAATGTCAGAAACCACGAGCCATCCATCTGGCATCGGTAATTCTACGTACACctcatttaaaatatgaaatgaaaCCACAGACCTATTCAGTGAACCAAGCCAATGAAATGCCTCATGAACAAATGCCGGAGAGTCCAAAGTAGACCACCACAAGGGATAAATGCCAGCAGGATGTTTATCAATTTTTCGCCAGGAACCACTTTTCAGCGCGAGAATTTCATTGCTTGATTCGCGACCAATCTTAAAGATTTTATAGTCATTACTAGTTGAATCATATCCCAATGCGCAAGTAAAATCTAATCTCTCTGAAAATTTTATATGAGGAAGTACCATTGATTCTCTTGTGGAGGGGTTCCATAGCCAAAGTTTGATGTTATAAAGATGATTATATTCACTAACCCCAATAAGAGCCAATCCATCATAACAACAATATATTTTACAACTCATTACCTCACCACTACAAGGCCAATCAACTTGTTGTACGTCCTCAACCAATTGAACTGGCGATAAAGAAGCTAACGTCAAAGAAAGACCATATTGGAAGGAAAGGTTGTTGTTAAGAAGACAAATTTTTTGGGAATTTTGGTTATTCTTGGCATGATTGAGATGCTTCTTCACAAAGTAAGGTTCGTTGATCAATGTCATCCAAGACTTTAAAACACATTTGAATCGAAAAAGAGACCGCACAGGTAGCCTGCTGAGTATTTCCGTAATTGTTTCTTCTTCCAAGTGAATTCCCATAGTGCCATCAACATCCATCTTAGTTATTTCCTTTGAATGCTTCATAACTCTCTTCCCTACAATTAAAAATTGTGCTTACAGAGAGGCGGATTTAGAATCTTGAGTGTATGGGTTCTGAATTCTAGAAAAGGTAACTTGTTGGgttctaaaaaaattattatacatattaaatagaTTTCTTAACACAGATACAAGATTTTTGCCAAAATTAATGGATTTTGCAGAAGCCGTAACTAATACTATGGCTCCGCCTCCGCCCTCCTAGGAAGAGTTTAAGTTAGGAGATAGTAGGTATTCCGCAGAATAGTCGAGGTACATCCAAGCAAACTCAGATACCGCCAGTACAAggaaaaacacacacacacacacaaatacAAACAAGCCGAAAATACACAGAGATTCAGCATAAAGAAACAAATACCTTTGAAACGATTTGCCTTTTGTGTCATCTTTAGAGCCTCCTCTTCTTTATTACTTTGATTTGAATGCTTAGGGTTTCTCCTTTTAGAACTTCCTCTTGTTTATATACTAGCTCCTCGACACGTGTGTTGCACGTATATTCCAAGTCATGTACTATGTAATCTTGTAAaatgattttaatatttattaaaataaatttgagtaaaaaatataaattaatgataaattacatttttttgTGAATGATCAATATGATAAGCTGCAACATTTGATATTAAACATATCAACAAAAGCTAATCCATTTCAGTTTATTCTAGTAATTGATTTTGAAAAGAAGAATATGCTTCGTAGAGCATTCGATTAGCTGAAGATATAAGATCAAACTAGGACTTCACTGTATACCTGGATATTTAACTCTTCTAGACTGTCATCTTCTGTAGTGCCTTTGATGGCAACCCTGCTTCTTTCGCCTTCTCATAAGGATTCTGTATTCTAGTTCTTCAGCGATCCTAGAAAGACAATTGGGATTTCGAGCTGAAAGCATGAAATATGCTATGGAGAATCCAATAGATAGTCCACATACATATCCCATAAGAACCCCTTTCCAATTGAGTTCACTCAGATATGTAGAATTGCTTTCTTGCTCCAGCTCATGTGTTGTTTTGTTTGTCTCGGGCAACCCGCTTCTTCCACAACCTTCAGAAACAGGAAATCCGCGTAACCCATCATTACCTTCATATGAGTTCTCGAATGTAGCAAATTGGCGTCCTGTCAGGATGCATCCTTGGAGCTGATTGTGGGAGagattcaagaattcaagaaatgtAAGAGATGTAAGTTGTTTAGGTATCTCTCCTTCGAGATGGTTAGCTGATAGGTCCAATGATTCAACTGAAGGTAAATATCCAAGTGATGGTGGTATATGACCTTGCAATCCATTATGAGATAAATTCAACATGCGAAGTGCAATGAGATCTCCCATAATACTTGGAATGTGTCCTTCAAATCTGTTATTCAAAAAGTCAATAGTAGTGTACAAAGACAGGATTGTCTCAACTTCAAGCTCCAGTCCCTTTGTTACAACGGTTAAGGAGTCTTGTTACAGGTAACTCTGCCGTAAATGCATTGCAAGCGAGGTCTATGATTTGAAGCTTAGGAAACAAGTTCTTCATGAGCCTTGAAGTTCTGATGGGTCCATGCAATTTGTTGGATCTCAAACTTAACACTTGTAGCTCTGGAAGAGTACACAACCACATTGGGAATGTGTCATTGAAGAGATTAGCTCCTAAATCAAGAACCTCCAATCGTTGGCAATTTGCCAAGGATCGTGGAAGTTTTCCCTCTAGCTTATTGCCATGTAAATTGAAGCTTCTGAGTGCTCTTCCAATGCTAAAAGTGCTCGGAAAAGTCCCATAAAGATTGTTGTGCTGCATATCAAGAATCTCAAGATGACCACTCATGTTGCCAAAACATTGCGAAATTGCTCCCTTCAGATTGTTTCTACCCAAATTTAGAACTTGTAGTGATGTTAAATTGCAAATAGACAAAGGGAGCTCTCCACTGAGAATATAATGTGACATCATCACAAACTGAGGGTACTGATATTACCTAAGCATAGCAGAATTTTTCCTTTAAAGTTGTTTCTCGACAAATACGGGATTATCAGTGATGTCAAATTGCAAATAGATGGAGGATTTCCTCAGTGAGATTATTAGCATTGAGAAGCAGAACTcgcaaaattttcaaattgcCAAGGGAAGTAGGAATAGAACCAATAAGAAAGTTATTCCGCAAATCTAGATGAGTAAGAGACCTTAGGTAACCTATTTCTTCTGGAATGGATCCAGAAAGGTGATTAACATGAAGAAACAAAAAAGACAAGTTAGTCAAGTTTCCCAATGAAGCAGGAATAGAACCAATAAGAGAGTTAATACCCAAAGATAGCTTAGTAAGAGACCTTAGGTAACCTATTGTTCCTGGAATGGGACCAGTTAAATGATTGTCAAATAAGTGGATGATCTGAAGCTTGGCTAGTGAGCCTATTTGTGGTGGGGATTGGGCCTGAAATCTGATTGATATGCAAGTCAAGATAGACAAGATTAGTGAGATTTCCAATCTCAGGTGGGATGGTACCAAATAAATTGTTCCTGCTAAGATTAAGATACTCAAGAAAAGGGAGAGATGAAAACGGAAAAGCATAGAGTGTACCAATGACACTAGCATTTGTAATATTCAACACGTTTACCCTACCATTAATGCATACAACTCCATACCAGTCGCTGCATGCATCAGAACTTGGTGTCCATGAAGCCAATAAAGAATTATTTTGGCTCTTCAAAGTTCCTTTCCATTTAAAGAGGGCAGTTGTTTCCTCAGTCGAAGCAAAAGTAACTGTAAAGAGATGTAGAAGAGTGAAAAACTGAAGTAAAGAGAATATGTTGTTGGGAACCATCatcatttttttgagtttcaatgAAGTGCACGTTTGTGAGACCTTAGTCGGGATGCATAGGTGAGTCAATCTACGAGCACTAATTGTGGAGAGTTCATAGGATTTTCTCCAAATGTTGCAAATTTGGCTGCTCTCTCTCTTATTCACACTCCTTTGTCTGTTCATATTTATCAGAGAAAGTGTTGTATTCAAATTTTGGTTGTTctgtttttgtctttttttgttttttttatttctatccACGTGTTACACGTAATATCAGCCAAGGACTTAACCGAGTGGCCAAATAGTTGTTGTGTTATCACACAAGGACCACTCTGTCTTAGTATATGATGCAGACATGTTTGGTTCTCATTTCTCATCTATAAATTAGTGGACCAAATCCAGAAGGTCTCTTAGACCAATAATTTCTAGGCTACATTGTTTTCTCTGATATACTTTGTACTTGATCGAGATGAGTTTAGGTAAAACTATATGACTACTGAGAATTCATATAGGTAACATGAAGAGTTGATTTCTCATATTGTGTTACTGGTTCTGAACCCATAACCAATACTCTAGCCACCCATGTATGCAGAATTTAAGTTAGGTCATCATAGATATTCCAACAGAATAGTTGAGGTGCATAAAAGCTAACTTAGATTCTTCtgttataggaaaaaaaaacagaCAATACCAGAAAACAGATGATTGCAAACAAATATGGATTTTTTTCAGAATGGAGAACTTCGAAGTTCAAACTCGGAGACGACACTGATGGAAGTATTTTTTGATAATCGAGAAATAACCGTAATGATTGGGCAATCTAAGCATGTAAAATTGTATACAGTCTCTGCCACTCGTCCAATATAAGCAATGAAGAACTACAATAGCTGtaatatttcaagaaaaggaataACACTACTTCCAACTACACTGCACCAGAAAGTTTAATTTATGACATTGCAATGAAAAAGAGGTTGTAATATAATTAAGCCCCCCAAAAAACTTTCATCGTACACGAGTAAATACAAAGCAAGTAATTTTGGTGAGATCAAACTTTCTGTATAGACGACATCCATATCTATCGAATCAGATCGAAACCATAAGCCAGATGATTCTTTGGATGTCTTAAAAACACGATCACGTTCCAAATGTCGGAGTAACACTTAACCATCTGAAAACATGTATTCCGGTATGATTGAAAAAAGATTGATACTTTGTATATTAAACAATCGATTCCAAGATTCCTTGACACCATAATCTTTCAATACCCAAAAGTTAAAATCGTACTTCAACGGATAATCATGAGCAGAATGAACACAAAGCATTCCTCCCAATACCGAAACGCCATGTTTGATGTAAATAACGTCAGAAACCACCAACATTCCATCGGGCAACGGTATTTCTGGTACATCtcatttgaaatatcaaatgAAACCACAGACTTATTCAGTGAACCAAGCCAATGAAATGCCCCATGTACAAATGCCAGAGAATCTGTAGTAGACAACCTGCGGGGTAAATGCC
This Solanum dulcamara chromosome 1, daSolDulc1.2, whole genome shotgun sequence DNA region includes the following protein-coding sequences:
- the LOC129895591 gene encoding F-box protein CPR1-like; this encodes MWTELWEFTCKNKYLWNFSATCAVSTIQVCFKVLDDIDFRAFSMRHLKNSRISENLLVSQWYPHKKEFFLYCSSLSSVQRVEEVQKLDCPSVGRCALYCCYDSLALVGVSNYRNYAYERLFLWKPSTRESIALPHPKLELNWNLRIWGLGYDSTSDDYKIFKITYRSHSEILELKSGSWRLIDTDKHRTCRYPRLSNTDSLAFVHEAFHWHDFSMNNYVVSFSISNEVYRQIPLLKQIYSPECIDGVSALGEMLCVYSRYVSHTNDIFKIWIMKDYGVKESWTELFNIQGTAVPVSIQLYQSIGFRMEMWYSSAIIHVVLVLALGHPKGHMDSGLNMMNSPFTKDSFIQKVISSQN
- the LOC129884206 gene encoding F-box/kelch-repeat protein At3g06240-like, encoding MTQKANRFKGKRVMKHSKEITKMDVDGTMGIHLEEETITEILSRLPVRSLFRFKCVLKSWMTLINEPYFVKKHLNHAKNNQNSQKICLLNNNLSFQYGLSLTLASLSPVQLVEDVQQVDWPCSGEVMSCKIYCCYDGLALIGVSEYNHLYNIKLWLWNPSTRESMVLPHIKFSERLDFTCALGYDSTSNDYKIFKIGRESSNEILALKSGSWRKIDKHPAGIYPLWWSTLDSPAFVHEAFHWLGSLNRSVVSFHILNEVYVELPMPDGWLVVSDINHLSYGISVLGGLLCVYSTHVHQWKYNFNLWVMKDYGVKESWNKLFNIQSTDLYPITPKYWFSDGEVLLHCKYLVRNRFVFKTSKESSGLWPQSDSEHFVNGFVYTESLFSPKLLA